TTAGGGTATCCTTCCGTTACTCTTTCCGCATCCGTTTCTATCTCTATGTGCTGAGTTTCTTTGCCTTCCTTGTGAAGAGCTTCATAAAGGTGAATACCTACGCATCCGGCTATGGAGTGAAAGAGAAGCTCAGGAGGTCTTATGCCTCTTCCTTTGCCACCCACATACCCGGCGGCGTCTATGGGCACTTCCCTTCCGGACTCACCAGTGCCTACAAAGTGAAAATCCTCTTTTTGCAC
The DNA window shown above is from Hydrogenobacter thermophilus TK-6 and carries:
- a CDS encoding OsmC family protein, translating into MKVKVVQKEDFHFVGTGESGREVPIDAAGYVGGKGRGIRPPELLFHSIAGCVGIHLYEALHKEGKETQHIEIETDAERVTEGYPKVFTKIYLLVKVKGRVSEEDVKKALNKTIYDPGTCSIAYMINKVAPIEYRVEILS